The segment AACAATGGTGATATGGATTGATTTCAGTTGAGCATTGTATTCAAATCTGACTACATATAAAGGGTCTCTAACTATTTGAGTCACCTCCATAGAAATCCTCCTTGAATCTATCCGTTTTTGAAATTATAGTAAAGTCCGGTTTTCTATAGGCCATGTCCAGATGATTTATATAAATATAAAATATATAAGTATACATGCAACCTTTTCAATCGTATACATTTACTTGGTGGCAAATAGGGATGTTTAAGCTTGCACTCCTCGCTATCGGCGTTGCTGTTGGTGCTTACTGGGACGATTTTTTTAGTAGATATTTAATAGCTTTAATTGCCATTGCAGTAATCACGAGTGCATACATAGCATACATATCATTGAAACAGGCTAATCTGAGTAGCTGACACCTTTTTTCAGAAGAGCTCTTCTCATTTTTAATCAATTGCCGAAAATAGGCATGTTTTAAAATATTATTGATTACGCTACATGACATTAGGACATAATTCAAACTCTAATCCATATATGCTGATCTTAATAGGTTTTCTACAGAGCCAAGATAATCTAATTCATAAAAAACTAGTAAAAACGCTGAGGGGGAGGTTCGAACTCCCGCAGCGCGTGAGCACTACCGGTTTTCAAGACCGGCGCCGTGGACCACTTGGCTACCTCAGCATATTGGATTGTGGATGGTTCCTTAATAGCGGATTCAGATATAAGGCTTTTGATACTAAAACGATGTGGGAGATGTTGAATAAAGAATGAAGGGAGAGGGAGGGTTTATTCCTCGCTCTCTGTGGTCCCAGCTGCTTCCTCGGCGGGTGCTTCCTCTGTTGGCGGGACGTAGGGGTGCTTCTCTACGTACTCGAGGTGGGGGATGCCGAGCCTTTCGATAAGTTCGCTGGCTATGTTCATCTTGCTGACAAGCCATCTCTGGTTGAAGCTGAGCTCGAGGGGTGTGACGATGCGGATAAGGTCGTCAGTGACCTCTGCCTCGATGTCGGTAACGCCGGTGTAGAGAGCGATGAGACCCTTGACCTTCTGGAGCTTGTCCTCGATCTTCTCTTCGATGGTGTACTCGTACTCGACTTCCTTGCCTGCAAGGGCGTGGTTGAAGTCAACACGGACCCTGCGGCCAATGATCTGGGCGATGACTCCGCGCTTGCCGTTAACTTCCACAGGCATGCCGGGGTATGGGTTCTTGCCCTTGAGCTGGTCGCCGAGCTTGGTCACGGACATGGTCTCTACAAGAGCAGGGTTGTGCTTACCGAAAGCCTTCTCAGGAGGAACGGTCAGAGTGCCGGAATATCCTGGTTCCTTGCCCACGAAGTCCTCGTCAAGGCCCTTGATGGTCTGGCCTGAGCCGACAACGATGATGTCCCCGCCGTAAACGCCGCGAGGGTTGAAAATACCGTTGTCCTTTGCAAGCTGCTCGTCGGTTGTGTCGAAAACCATGCCGTCACTGAACTTTCCAGTGTATTTTATTCTAATGAAATCGCCTTTCTCGATTGCCAAATTGATCAACTCAGTTAATTGGTTACTGCTCTATGAATAGAATTACCTGCACGCTATACTCATATTTCTTTAAGAACCTTTTGGCAGTCAGGACATTCAGAAAGTGCTTCTGGAGACAATGTCCATTATAGTTTCCCTGCAGCTGCCCTCAACAGGTATGACAGAGTGCTTCGACGCCATCAGCCCGGCAAACTCTGAACAGAAGCCCGAAAGTGGTACCTTGTCGTCAGCCCACCACATCCGCCGGTAGTGGCTCAGGTAACCAAAGCCTTTCCTGAACCTGTAATTCTCCCTGACCTTTCCCACGCCGGCAAGACCTTCCGACTCCAGCGGGAGTATCACAATATCGTTCAATTTCATGCCGATAGTAAAATTGAAAACATCCTCGGACCACACATCGAGTACCGATTCATCAAGCTCAGCCAGTTTTGTAACGATCATTTCCTTGATCTGCTCGCGCCTCTCGAAGTTATCGAACTTATGCATTGTCTCGTCAAACTGCCTCAGTTCCTGGTTGAAGCTCTTAAGTTTCCTGTTGAGATTATGCATCTTCCTGACCACTTCAGGGCGTTCGCTCTCCGAGGAAATATCAACACCCTTAGTAGCATCCTCGAACTCCTTCCTGAACCTGTCGTCAAACTCCCTGTACTGTTCGCCAAGATAGAAATGCTTCTTGTGGTCAACAGGCGTATCCCTCAGCTCCATGAACTCCTGACCGAACTGCTCCAGAAGATGCAGGTTCAGGTCCAGGGAGAGCACACCCTTCTCAAAACATTCCCTTTCCTGCTGCCCGCAGTACCCTGCACGCACTATCCAAACATTAGCCCTGTATTCGTAAACCATTGTCTCTCGCCACAAGTATCAGCCGTTAGCTGACAGTCACTTATAGTTGCTTAAATAGATGATAGTTAGATATATCTAATAGAATGTGGTTTGTGATAAGCATAATGCATGAGAGCTTGCAGGTATTCCGTCCTGCACGAAAACACAAGCACGGCATATTTCTGTAAACGTTCATAACCCTCTATAATTCTCGGTCAAAACAGCGGACATACCATGATGCCTGATGATTCGTACGATATAATAGTTGTTGGTGCCGGTCCTGCAGGTTCCACGGCAGCCATGTATGCAGCCCGGAGAGGCCATTCGGTGCTCCTGGTGGACAAGAAGAAGGATATCGGCACACCCCTGCAGTGCGGCGGCTTCCTGCCCCATTACGAGACCCTGAGAGAGCTGGTCCCGAACGCGGAGCTGCCCTTCACCCTTGAGGAAATACCTGCATCCTGCATCCACACCACCACTTCCTACCAGCGCTTCATATCTCCCGATGGCTATTCAAAAGGCTTCAACGTCAGGGCCGATGCCATCGACCGCAGGCGCTTTGATAAATATCTCGCAAGACAGGCGGCAAAGGCAGGCGCACACCTGCTTGTGGGAACCAATGTCACTGAAGTGAGAGGCACCGAACTTATGATGGACGGAGCTTTTGGCGATGCCATTGTCAGGGGCAAGGTCATCATCGGAGCAGACGGCCCCAACTCCGTCGTCGCAAAAGCCGCCAACATGCCCAGGAGTGCAGACCCCATGGGCACAGGCACGGCGTTCGAATACGAGGTCAGTGGCGTGGATGTGGACAGGGAAGCCGTTGAAATGTACTTCGGCAAGGATTACGTGCCCGGAGGCTACGCATGGATCATCTCCCAGGGAGAGGACACGGCCAATATAGGCGTCGGCATCCGCGAGGCAATGTTCGGGGAAGGGATGTGTGCAAGGGATTACCTTGACAGGTTCATGCACAAGCATCCCATCGCAAGCAAAAGGCTTGAGGGCGCCTCAGTCCTGTCTATTGTCGCAGGCCTTGTCCCGGTTGGTGGCGCACCGAAGATGACCGCCACCAGTGACACTGTAATTGCAGGGGATGCTGCAGGACATATCATTGCCACCAATGGGGGAGGCATATCCACAGCTATGGTAGGCGGCAAGATAGCCGGCGAAACTGCGGCCGACAGCCTGGAAGGCAGGTGCAGCCTCATCGAGTACGATAAACGCTGGAGGGAGCAGATGGGACTTGAGATCAGGACAGCGGTCTATGCCCGCAGGCTCATGGACAAGCTCATGCTCTCGGACAGACTTATGAGCGCAGCCATCAGGGTCATATCACCGGAACACATGAAAGCCATCCAGTGCGGCCAGCTGCCCGATCCCGTCAAAAAAAGCCTCTTAAAACTTAATATAGGTCTTGAGTGAATATGCATATATTTGTCTACGGTTCATTGAAGAAAGGATTCTCAAAACATGGACTGATGGAAGGCTCAGAACTCATCTGCAGGACCCGCACCCGGGAATGTTTTGCCATGATCGACCTGCATCACTTCCCCGGTGTTCTCAGGGACCGGCAGGTTTCCCCTATATACGGCGAGGTCTATGATATCAGCAGCGAACTGCTGGGAAAGCTGGATGACTACGAGGGTGATTGGTACTACAGGGAGCACGTGGAACTTGAATCCGGCCTTACGGCCTGGATGTATTTCCTCAGGGAAGCCCCATGCAGCGTGGAAAAGTGCGGTACTGTAACTGAAGGTATCTGGAAAGAAAAGCCTGTGGAGAATAAAAATGCCTGATAGCAGCAAAGTTGACAGTAATAACTCACAAAACCGGTTCACCGGGGGGACCATCGGCTATGAATCCCACGGGAACCTCTACCTTAATATTACAAACAGATGCACCGCAAAGTGCAGCTTCTGTATCCGTGATCTGTGTGACGGCGTTTACGGTTATAATCTGTGGCTTACGGCAGAGCCCAGCTATGAGGAAATCATAAACGAACTTGAGAATACAGATCTCAGGCGATATAAGGAAATAGTGTTCACCGGTTTCGGGGAGCCAACATGCAGGCTTGATACGGTCCTCGGGATAACCCGCTGGTTGAGCGAAAGAGGCAAGCGGGTGCGCCTTGACACCAACGGCCATGCCAAGCTCATGTATCCCGGACGGGACGTCGTAGCAGAACTCAAAGCTGCGGGCATGGAGTCAGTCTCCGTAAGTCTCAATGCGGAATCCGGGGAAAAATATAACCAGCTCTGTCACCCGGCTTTCAGCGATGCATATGATTCCGTCCTGGAATTCACGAAAGAAGCCGTAAAAGCTGGCCTGAGGACGCAGATGACCGTTGTGGGCATGCCCCAGATAGATATCGATAAATGTGAAAGGATAGCGTATCGCCTTGGGGCCAGTTTCCGGGTCAGGTGAGCTCAGAAATACCTGAACAGGTCGTCCCTTTTCTCGGCATGCAGGCGCTGCCGGATAATTGAGTTGAGGGGCTTGATCTTACCCTGTTTTGCGCTTATGGGCGCAATGGAATCTATCCACTGTCTCCAGGGAGGCAGCATCCCTAGCTTGTCCGCGATGCCGTCGAGGATATCGTTCTGCTCCTCTTCCTTCAGCTTGTCCATTTTGTTGACAGCCACAACCGTGTCGATGCCGAGCTCCCTCAGGAAGTCATACATCTCCAGGTCTATGGGTATCTCGTTCCTTGACTCCCAGCGGTCCACAACCTCCACGAACACGGGGCCGTCGACAACCATTACAGCAAGCCTGATACGCTCAGTGCCTCTCTCTATGTAGCGCACGATCTGGTCCTTCACAATGTCCTGCTTGCGCTCCTTTACGCCGCTCATGAACCCGAAACCGGGCATATCGGTAATTAGGAGGTCTGAGAAACGTATCTGCGTGGGTTTCAGTGTGACGCCGGGGCGCTTGCCCACCCTCACCTTCTGTCCGGTGAGCTCCCGTATAAGGGAAGATTTGCCCACATTGGACCTGCCCACGAACACTATCTCAAAATTCACTCCTTCAGTAATATCGTCATTATCAGCCATTATAACTCACACTTAAGACCTTCCCTTTTTCAGCACCTATTGCAGCATCGAGATCCTGCAGGAAATCCACAAAGGATGCAGCCGGGATCCTTGCTCCGGCAGCCGAAGCATGTCCCCCGCCTGTGCCCCCATGCTTCAGGGCCACAGTCCGCAGCAGCCTGTTCAGGTCTATATCCGCCCGGGATCTGAGGCTCATATCATATACATCCTTATGCTCGCGGTACTCGGCAGCAATGCCCACTCCGCGCATACCATAGGATGCTGCGTAAATAGCAGATTTGGACATATAGCCTTTCGGGTCGATCACATAGGCCAGGTTCTGGAGGGATGTGACATCCTTTTTGATCCTCAGCCTGAGGGCTTCCTCAGCCCTTGCACCCTCCCTTGCGATCTCTGGAACGGAAGGGATCTCCGTGGGAATGGTATCCCGTGAAAGAGGAAGGAGCAGCTTCCTCTTGAACTCATAATTGCGGCCCATGTGAATAAGGGCCTGGATCAGGGTGCCTGCCTGGAAGAAAAGGCTCCTCTTGTCCCAGTCCTGCAGCCACTCTTTAATGGAAGGGGTATTGTCGTAGTAGTCCCCTATAGCCCCGTAGATAGCCACCCTGCGCATGTCACTGTTCAGCCGGTCCTCAAGCACCTTGTATGTCAGTTCGGAAGCGCACATGCTCAGGTCATTATGGAGCCAGTCCACGTCCCAGCATTTATCAGGCAGGGGATGATGATCAATGTATATGATGTTCGTATTACGGGAAAGTTCCTCAAGCCGATTGAACAGTGCTGTGCACGACCTTGCATCAATGGCGATATC is part of the Methanolobus chelungpuianus genome and harbors:
- a CDS encoding FKBP-type peptidyl-prolyl cis-trans isomerase, with translation MAIEKGDFIRIKYTGKFSDGMVFDTTDEQLAKDNGIFNPRGVYGGDIIVVGSGQTIKGLDEDFVGKEPGYSGTLTVPPEKAFGKHNPALVETMSVTKLGDQLKGKNPYPGMPVEVNGKRGVIAQIIGRRVRVDFNHALAGKEVEYEYTIEEKIEDKLQKVKGLIALYTGVTDIEAEVTDDLIRIVTPLELSFNQRWLVSKMNIASELIERLGIPHLEYVEKHPYVPPTEEAPAEEAAGTTESEE
- a CDS encoding DHHA1 domain-containing protein; its protein translation is MNRSETKIRGRPKYRSSSNSRTDRSLILTHGDSDGVCSGAIAKSAYPEAEVYFTSPVGVLDDLRMAEGFRDVIICDIAIDARSCTALFNRLEELSRNTNIIYIDHHPLPDKCWDVDWLHNDLSMCASELTYKVLEDRLNSDMRRVAIYGAIGDYYDNTPSIKEWLQDWDKRSLFFQAGTLIQALIHMGRNYEFKRKLLLPLSRDTIPTEIPSVPEIAREGARAEEALRLRIKKDVTSLQNLAYVIDPKGYMSKSAIYAASYGMRGVGIAAEYREHKDVYDMSLRSRADIDLNRLLRTVALKHGGTGGGHASAAGARIPAASFVDFLQDLDAAIGAEKGKVLSVSYNG
- a CDS encoding geranylgeranyl reductase family protein; translation: MMPDDSYDIIVVGAGPAGSTAAMYAARRGHSVLLVDKKKDIGTPLQCGGFLPHYETLRELVPNAELPFTLEEIPASCIHTTTSYQRFISPDGYSKGFNVRADAIDRRRFDKYLARQAAKAGAHLLVGTNVTEVRGTELMMDGAFGDAIVRGKVIIGADGPNSVVAKAANMPRSADPMGTGTAFEYEVSGVDVDREAVEMYFGKDYVPGGYAWIISQGEDTANIGVGIREAMFGEGMCARDYLDRFMHKHPIASKRLEGASVLSIVAGLVPVGGAPKMTATSDTVIAGDAAGHIIATNGGGISTAMVGGKIAGETAADSLEGRCSLIEYDKRWREQMGLEIRTAVYARRLMDKLMLSDRLMSAAIRVISPEHMKAIQCGQLPDPVKKSLLKLNIGLE
- a CDS encoding TatD family nuclease-associated radical SAM protein, with amino-acid sequence MPDSSKVDSNNSQNRFTGGTIGYESHGNLYLNITNRCTAKCSFCIRDLCDGVYGYNLWLTAEPSYEEIINELENTDLRRYKEIVFTGFGEPTCRLDTVLGITRWLSERGKRVRLDTNGHAKLMYPGRDVVAELKAAGMESVSVSLNAESGEKYNQLCHPAFSDAYDSVLEFTKEAVKAGLRTQMTVVGMPQIDIDKCERIAYRLGASFRVR
- a CDS encoding gamma-glutamylcyclotransferase family protein; its protein translation is MHIFVYGSLKKGFSKHGLMEGSELICRTRTRECFAMIDLHHFPGVLRDRQVSPIYGEVYDISSELLGKLDDYEGDWYYREHVELESGLTAWMYFLREAPCSVEKCGTVTEGIWKEKPVENKNA
- the engB gene encoding GTP-binding protein EngB; its protein translation is MADNDDITEGVNFEIVFVGRSNVGKSSLIRELTGQKVRVGKRPGVTLKPTQIRFSDLLITDMPGFGFMSGVKERKQDIVKDQIVRYIERGTERIRLAVMVVDGPVFVEVVDRWESRNEIPIDLEMYDFLRELGIDTVVAVNKMDKLKEEEQNDILDGIADKLGMLPPWRQWIDSIAPISAKQGKIKPLNSIIRQRLHAEKRDDLFRYF